A stretch of the Vagococcus xieshaowenii genome encodes the following:
- a CDS encoding TetR/AcrR family transcriptional regulator C-terminal domain-containing protein, which produces MTNLTKAALAETLKEMIKTCPLDKITVKDLADRCQVNRQTFYYHFRDIYELVDWIIEQNFLKKFEQFMQEDNLTKNLKTMSDYVDEHKAFSLNVYRSVGKERAERYINHHIEQWLVSYLFVESSFEHNEMQIKFYVYGITGFIVDWLEGTIDLSTEELCGKLLYIVKSELVKVN; this is translated from the coding sequence ATGACAAATTTAACAAAAGCAGCGCTAGCCGAAACATTAAAAGAGATGATTAAAACATGTCCACTTGATAAAATTACGGTCAAAGATTTAGCAGACAGGTGCCAAGTGAATCGTCAAACCTTTTATTATCATTTTCGAGATATTTATGAGTTGGTAGATTGGATAATTGAACAAAATTTTTTAAAAAAGTTTGAACAGTTTATGCAAGAGGATAATTTGACAAAAAACTTGAAAACGATGAGTGATTATGTTGATGAACATAAGGCGTTTAGTTTAAATGTGTATCGTTCTGTCGGAAAAGAGCGAGCGGAACGTTACATTAATCACCATATCGAACAATGGTTGGTAAGTTATTTGTTTGTTGAGAGTTCATTTGAACACAATGAAATGCAAATTAAATTTTATGTGTATGGTATTACAGGTTTTATTGTAGATTGGTTAGAAGGAACGATTGATTTATCTACAGAAGAATTATGTGGAAAATTACTTTATATAGTAAAAAGCGAATTAGTTAAGGTAAACTAA